In the genome of Theropithecus gelada isolate Dixy chromosome 19, Tgel_1.0, whole genome shotgun sequence, the window GAGCCCGGGCAGATCAGGTGAGCATCAGCTCTGGTCAGTAAGGGGagtgtccagtttggaaactgtcaaTCAGGGCAACTTATTCATATCCTTGACTGAGAAGCCTGTTTGGTTGAGCTCCCTTATTAAATGCCACCTTCTTTCCTTTTACCCTTTCCTTTTTAATCTCTAAAACTTTACATTAATCTCCTAGAAAGATTTGTCCTACTTTCTcttcatatttaatatttccatGTGTCTATTTTATCCATTTCCAACCCACTGTACATTCTTGCTAATATTTTTCCTCAGCATTAGTCACAATCTTCATAGAATCCTTTTTTGGTAAATTACCTACTATTTCCTTCCCATGTTCATCTGATTACATAACTTCTCACCTAGCCAAACACCTTAATATTTTCCTAACTCTTAGATGCATTGCTTCTCATTGCAATTTCTTCCCGTATTTAGGATcagtatttgggaaaaaaaaaagtccacatgTGCCTTCCTTACTTTTTAGGTCACCTTAATCccacagtttctttctctgtgtgtttaactttttctTCCCTAATTTATTTCAGAGCCTCAACTTCAACCCCAAGAGGCAATTCCTAACCAAGATCCTTTTACAGAGATTCTGTCCATTGATGTGAAAGGGGTAAGGCTCACCAGGGATTATTCGTGGTTCTCTATAGTAGGATGAGTCTGGGGTTACTGTAAGTTAGAAAAGCAGCCCAAGAGCCAAGAGAGATTCAAGGGAGGAAGTGCTTACCCAGGAGGAAGCAGTTTCTTGGGAGAGAGTCCGTGAATGTCATGGATTGGTGGAAAACTAAACGTAGATCATGTTCTCACAAgtaagcattttcacagatatgACACAGATACCAAGTGTTTAAGACTTACTTTAGCCTTACACAAATTGGAAAAATTCTGCATCTAAGAAGCcccatgaaaataatgaaaagatagCTCTTTGCAACAGAGTATCCACCCTGTTCCACTTGCGGGAACTCTGGGTAGAAATGGTATGGACTCCGTAAACGGTAAAAGTATTAGATGTAGAACTGTCTTTTTCTTACATTCATTTCACATAGGGGAGAATATCTGTGAATCTAATAAGGCCTTTGGTCTTCACATTTTCCTTCATCGACAGGAGCAACCTCAGCCTGGAGAAAAACTGTATAAATATAATGAACTTGAGAAACCTTTTAACAGCATCGAACCACTTTTCCAGTACCAGAGAATTCATGCTGGAGAGGTGTCCTATGAATGTCAAGAGAGTAGAAATTCCTTCTTCCAGAGCGCCCATCTAATCGTGCCTGAGAAAATCCGTAGTGGGGATAAAACCTATGCATGTACCAAATGTGAAAAATCCTTCAGATACAGCTCAGACCTTATCAGGCATGAGAAGACTCATACTGCAGAGAAGTGCTTTGACTGTCAAGAATGTGGGCAAGCCTTCAAATATTCCTCGAATCTCCGGCGACACATGAGAACCCATACCGGAGAGAAGCCATTTGAATGTAGTCAGTGTGGGAAAACCTTCACAAGGAACTTTAACCTGATTCTGCACCAGAGAAACCACACAGGAGAGAAGCCCTATGAGTGTAAAGATTGTGGGAAAGCCTTCAATCAGCCATCATCCCTTAGGAGCCACGtgagaactcacactggagagaagccctttGAATGCAGCcagtgtgggaaagccttcagggAACACTCTTCACTGAAGACACATCTGCGAACCCATACCAGAGAGAAACCATATGAATGCAACCAGTGTGGCAAGCCCTTCCGGACGAGCACTCATCTGAACGTGCACAAGAGGATACACACAGGGGAGAAACTGTATGAGTGCGGGACTTGCGGTCAGGTCTTGAGTCGTCTTTCAACCCTGAAGAGTCACATgcgaactcacactggagagaagccctatgTGTGCCAGGAATGCGGGCGAGCCTTCAGTGAGCCCTCATCCCTCAGGAAACATGCAAGGACTCACAGTGGCAAGAAGCCCTATGCATGCCAGGAATGTGGGCGAGCCTTTGGTCAGTCTTCACATCTTATTGTACATGTGAGAACACACAGTGCCGGGAGACCCTATCAATGTAATCAGTGTGAGAAAGCCTTCAGGCACAGCTCCTCACTCACTGTACACAAAAGAACCCACATGGGAAGAGAGAACATTAGGAATGGTAGCCTGCCTTTACCCATGTCTCATCCATACTGTGGGCCCCTTGCTAATTAACTTCcattttgtaaaaatagaaacacatggGGCTATGACTTTCCCTCATAATACTCCTTTAGCTGCATCTCATGTTTCaatgtataatattttcattttggtttgattGTAAGTATTGTCTTAACCTCCATTATCATTTATTCTTTGACCTATCTATTATTTGGAATTAGATTTTTCAAAACTAATACGTGGATATATTTTCAAAGAGGTATAATGACTTACAGCGAAATGCATACATCTGAAGTATACAGTTGGATGAGTTTGACAGATGCATACATGCATGTAACCAACACTCCATTCCAGATATAGAATGTTTCTATCTTTCTGGAAGGTTCCTGCATGTTATATGGCTATTTCTTAGTTGCCTTTCTGTTGttggtttctaatttaattacaTGGTGAGAAGAGTATGTGGCCTCTTTGTTATTGAGTCATAGGTATTTGCTGAGATTTGCTATTAGGTCTGGTGTGGCTTATTCTTCTAGCTGCCAGCCAAAATTGCCCCTTCCTCCTTAGAAAAGAACCTGGGTTTTCTGTTCAGATTGGTGGCATGCACTATTTAAAAGCTTCCATcgcctggctgggcatggtggctcatgcctgtaatcccaggctgaggcgggaggatcacctgaggtcaggagttcgagaccagcctggccaacatggtgaaaccccctctctacaaaaatacaaaaattagccaggtttggtggcatgcatctgtaatcccagctacttgggaggttgaggcaggagaattgcttgaacccaggaggcagaggttgcagtgagccgagattgcaccactgcactccaacctgggcaacagagtgagactctgtctcaaaaaaataataaaaaaaaaagcttccatcTCCCAGCCCTTCTTGCAAGCAAGGGCAGGCCATTTATTCTGGTCCTGGCTAGTATGAATGTGAGAAGTCACTGGATGTGACTCTGGGGAAGATGTTGTGTTCAGGGATGGTTTCATGTAGCCACATCTCTCCATTTCTTGCCTTTTGGACAAGGAGACATGATATTTAG includes:
- the ZNF333 gene encoding zinc finger protein 333 isoform X1, yielding MESVTLEDVAVEFIQEWALLDSARRSLCRYGMLDQCRTLTSRGTPPCKPSRVSQLGPRAEPRATERGILHATGVAWESQLKPKELPSMQALLEEASSRDMRMGPGLFLRMQLVPSIEAKETLLTQEDRPALQEPRWSPGCTGLKAAVQIQRVLIPVPTLGHPDPWVAGDSAVPARDPAWLQEDRVEEEAMAPGLPTACSQEPVTFADVAVVFTPEEWVFLDSTQRSLYRDVMLENYRNLASVADQLCKPNASSYLEQRGEQWTTDRGILADTCAEPQLQPQEAIPNQDPFTEILSIDVKGEQPQPGEKLYKYNELEKPFNSIEPLFQYQRIHAGEVSYECQESRNSFFQSAHLIVPEKIRSGDKTYACTKCEKSFRYSSDLIRHEKTHTAEKCFDCQECGQAFKYSSNLRRHMRTHTGEKPFECSQCGKTFTRNFNLILHQRNHTGEKPYECKDCGKAFNQPSSLRSHVRTHTGEKPFECSQCGKAFREHSSLKTHLRTHTREKPYECNQCGKPFRTSTHLNVHKRIHTGEKLYECGTCGQVLSRLSTLKSHMRTHTGEKPYVCQECGRAFSEPSSLRKHARTHSGKKPYACQECGRAFGQSSHLIVHVRTHSAGRPYQCNQCEKAFRHSSSLTVHKRTHMGRENIRNGSLPLPMSHPYCGPLAN
- the ZNF333 gene encoding zinc finger protein 333 isoform X4, which gives rise to MAPGLPTACSQEPVTFADVAVVFTPEEWVFLDSTQRSLYRDVMLENYRNLASVADQLCKPNASSYLEQRGEQWTTDRGILADTCAEPQLQPQEAIPNQDPFTEILSIDVKGEQPQPGEKLYKYNELEKPFNSIEPLFQYQRIHAGEVSYECQESRNSFFQSAHLIVPEKIRSGDKTYACTKCEKSFRYSSDLIRHEKTHTAEKCFDCQECGQAFKYSSNLRRHMRTHTGEKPFECSQCGKTFTRNFNLILHQRNHTGEKPYECKDCGKAFNQPSSLRSHVRTHTGEKPFECSQCGKAFREHSSLKTHLRTHTREKPYECNQCGKPFRTSTHLNVHKRIHTGEKLYECGTCGQVLSRLSTLKSHMRTHTGEKPYVCQECGRAFSEPSSLRKHARTHSGKKPYACQECGRAFGQSSHLIVHVRTHSAGRPYQCNQCEKAFRHSSSLTVHKRTHMGRENIRNGSLPLPMSHPYCGPLAN
- the ZNF333 gene encoding zinc finger protein 333 isoform X3, with amino-acid sequence MHGTEGCCADSEGVDTSAYAGPPRPVGGRGFCCACTGPCLASGGQSRGRSYGSWAANRLFTDVAVVFTPEEWVFLDSTQRSLYRDVMLENYRNLASVADQLCKPNASSYLEQRGEQWTTDRGILADTCAEPQLQPQEAIPNQDPFTEILSIDVKGEQPQPGEKLYKYNELEKPFNSIEPLFQYQRIHAGEVSYECQESRNSFFQSAHLIVPEKIRSGDKTYACTKCEKSFRYSSDLIRHEKTHTAEKCFDCQECGQAFKYSSNLRRHMRTHTGEKPFECSQCGKTFTRNFNLILHQRNHTGEKPYECKDCGKAFNQPSSLRSHVRTHTGEKPFECSQCGKAFREHSSLKTHLRTHTREKPYECNQCGKPFRTSTHLNVHKRIHTGEKLYECGTCGQVLSRLSTLKSHMRTHTGEKPYVCQECGRAFSEPSSLRKHARTHSGKKPYACQECGRAFGQSSHLIVHVRTHSAGRPYQCNQCEKAFRHSSSLTVHKRTHMGRENIRNGSLPLPMSHPYCGPLAN
- the ZNF333 gene encoding zinc finger protein 333 isoform X2 gives rise to the protein MQLVPSIEAKETLLTQEDRPALQEPRWSPGCTGLKAAVQIQRVLIPVPTLGHPDPWVAGDSAVPARDPAWLQEDRVEEEAMAPGLPTACSQEPVTFADVAVVFTPEEWVFLDSTQRSLYRDVMLENYRNLASVADQLCKPNASSYLEQRGEQWTTDRGILADTCAEPQLQPQEAIPNQDPFTEILSIDVKGEQPQPGEKLYKYNELEKPFNSIEPLFQYQRIHAGEVSYECQESRNSFFQSAHLIVPEKIRSGDKTYACTKCEKSFRYSSDLIRHEKTHTAEKCFDCQECGQAFKYSSNLRRHMRTHTGEKPFECSQCGKTFTRNFNLILHQRNHTGEKPYECKDCGKAFNQPSSLRSHVRTHTGEKPFECSQCGKAFREHSSLKTHLRTHTREKPYECNQCGKPFRTSTHLNVHKRIHTGEKLYECGTCGQVLSRLSTLKSHMRTHTGEKPYVCQECGRAFSEPSSLRKHARTHSGKKPYACQECGRAFGQSSHLIVHVRTHSAGRPYQCNQCEKAFRHSSSLTVHKRTHMGRENIRNGSLPLPMSHPYCGPLAN